GTCCCTGTGTTCATGATCCCGTATTTTTTCTCCCTGGGAAGTGTATTGAAGATGCGACAGCCGACACACTGCATGGGGATGGGCCTGTCCGGCTTGTTGATGCTGTACCTGAGGGCCTTGTAGGAGCGGTTGTACCAGATATCCCTGAAATTTTCCCGCAGGACGTTGCCGTGGGCATGCTCCCGGATGAAATCCCTGTTGTTGGAAATGAAAACCGCGCAGCACTGTGAGACGTAGCCATCCATCATGATGTACGGTTCCATCCAGGCCATGCAGCAGGAAGGCTCGGGAAGCTCCTCCCTGACGTTGGTACCTGTAAAGTTCACCAGCATCCCGTGCTTGTCCGCCCTGCGGTAGGTCTCGTCGATGATCTCCTGGGGGATATCCTCCAGTTGCAGGTGGAGGATCTGTTTGAAGGCGAGTAAACGGATGATACCGATCCTGGACCCGGCTCCAAACTCCTGACGTTGTCCCATGCTTGCCACGACATCGACGAAATCCGGTATCTCGTGGACGTTGTTTTTCATGGCGATGTAAACAAACATGATCTCCGGGAAAGGTGATCCTTTCCTTTTTTTCATCTCCACCATTTTTTTCACGTTTTCCATGGTGCGCTCGTATTTGCATCCCACCTTCACTGCCTCGTAGGTTTCCTTGCTTGCGCCGTCGAAAGAGAGGACGATGCCCTCCATGTCGTTGTCGACGATGTATTCGATGAGTTCGTCATCGTAATCGCACATGTGGTCGGGGACGTAGGACATGATGTTCCTGTCCCGCAGGTACTTGATGAACCGCTTCATCTCCTTGTGTTCGAAGGAACTTCCTTCACCCACGAGACTTGCCCAGCGCAGGCCAGGGAACTGCTCCATGACTCCAGTGACCTGTTCGTAGCTCATCTGCTTGATAGGCTGGGACTCCCTGGACCAGTAGGTGTGCTCGCAGTGGATGCACCTCTTGGCGCAGGTCGTGGTGATCTCCATCTCCAGCTGCTTGGGCATCCCGTAAAGCTGGGGGAATCTCCGGATGAACGGCCCGGCGAAAAACCACCAGATGCCCGCCCCGCCCGGGCCAACTGGGGTAAACAGCTTGACGCTGATGAACTTCCAGGCGGCGACGGGTCCGCGCTTGCGAAGCAGGTACCAGACGACCCCGATGTAGCCGTAGCCGATGGCAAAAAGCATGGCAAACAACCGCCGCAAACCGATCCGCCTTGCGCTTATGAGCAGGGGGGCCGGAATGAACATGGCCGTCATCTTCTCCTTCAGGTTTGAAGTCATCTCGCTCTCCGTGTGGTCCTGGTTCTAGTTGGATTCCTTTGTGAGAGCCAGGGAATGTTCACTCAAGGCATAGACCAGCCATCCCTGGCACCATCGCATGTACGTCGTCTTCCTCGTATACAGCCATCCCTTCTGGTAGAAGAAACGGTCCTCCCCGTTCCACAGGTCAGTTAGGGCAGCTTCTGTGACCTGGCCTGCGAAATCGAGATCGCCTGCCAGGGTGAAAGAGATGATCCCCTGGGAGTAACCGTGCGCGTCGTAGGGGAACACCCTGTCGTTCATCCACCTGGGGCGTGCTTCCTCAGTGAACAGGTTGGTCCGGTAATATTCCAATCCATGCTCACAGGCTGTGCGAAAACTGTCATCGTCGGAATATTTCCCATATTCGTAGAGGGCATCCACGATCTCCCCTGTGTGGTAGTTGTCGTGGGTGATGTGGCTGTCACCGGAAGGGTATGTGTAGAACCAGGCACCGTAATCGGTCTGTTTGTCTACGACCCAGTTCACCAGGCGCCTGGCCTCATAAAACAGGCTGTTGTCGTTGGTGTGTTTGCCCACTATGGCGCATAGTGCCCCGCAAAGCGCAGAAACGTCCATGACCGCCATGGAGATCTGATCCGAGGGGATATAACTGAGACACAGCATGTCGTTGCTTTCATGCAGGACTTTGGGTGCCTGTAGAATGAAATTCACTGCTTCCCTGGCACCCTCCAGGTACTTTTCATTCCATGTCACTTCATATCCGTGGACGAGAGCCCGCCCGGCGAAATAGGTGACGA
This window of the bacterium genome carries:
- a CDS encoding SPASM domain-containing protein; translated protein: MTSNLKEKMTAMFIPAPLLISARRIGLRRLFAMLFAIGYGYIGVVWYLLRKRGPVAAWKFISVKLFTPVGPGGAGIWWFFAGPFIRRFPQLYGMPKQLEMEITTTCAKRCIHCEHTYWSRESQPIKQMSYEQVTGVMEQFPGLRWASLVGEGSSFEHKEMKRFIKYLRDRNIMSYVPDHMCDYDDELIEYIVDNDMEGIVLSFDGASKETYEAVKVGCKYERTMENVKKMVEMKKRKGSPFPEIMFVYIAMKNNVHEIPDFVDVVASMGQRQEFGAGSRIGIIRLLAFKQILHLQLEDIPQEIIDETYRRADKHGMLVNFTGTNVREELPEPSCCMAWMEPYIMMDGYVSQCCAVFISNNRDFIREHAHGNVLRENFRDIWYNRSYKALRYSINKPDRPIPMQCVGCRIFNTLPREKKYGIMNTGTGEVMTLREFYDNHMGENMKWRYEDVDMDQEIKNQGR